A genomic window from Fusarium oxysporum Fo47 chromosome VIII, complete sequence includes:
- a CDS encoding amino acid permease/ SLC12A domain-containing protein yields the protein MRRESIHDVNIPAGMTEKSRGSMTKDDGLDLAASRSIDEVQAIEMQEGKHGQFHRSFTPRQVHIIALGSNIGSGVFIATGKALATGGPGNMVIAYFMVCTCVWAVLQSLSEMTIAFPVSGNYIDYADRWVDPALAFGAGFAEWLGWTAIVSAEAGFFHILVGYWSGGSFPLAASLSIFMFACLVIFLLPNTVFAWFEYVTSLIKIFLFLIIITLSLALVLGAGPNGYVHHGETWTDLPAFLNGFSGFANCALLATWAVGDQVFIGIMGGEAESPRFSLAHATKLVPFRVNFIYMLSVVFITLLVPSNDPRLLGGGGVAASPFVIAVTDSGIPGISSLLNAGMICGVLAIAAESVYLSSRVLRTMAHQGLISTRLAHVDDKGRPRLALIITSVVAVVLGYIQLSSGGLTVLNWLISITSASFFTNWIIISFTNYRFHCALKAQNDKLFSETYAWRSSAWPIAPAWLMLISLMLLVCCIYSGINPVGGAGFSASNFFQYMIGVLVIFGFTAGYKVIFRTPWRDPATADCLTGRRHLSVEEIKHLDEYYAKPKWRRFLTYVQLW from the exons ATGCGTCGAGAAAGTATTCACGATGTCAACATTCCAGCTGGGATGACAGAAAAGTCCCGCGGTTCGATGACGAAAGACGATGGTCTTGACCTTGCCGCTTCACGAAGCATTGATGAAGTTCAAGCTATTGAAATGCAAGAGGGCAAACATGGACAATTCCATCGATCCTTTACACCACGACAAGTCCAC ATTATTGCTCTAGGTTCCAATATCGGTTCAGGTGTCTTCATCGCTACCGGAAAAGCCCTCGCGACTGGCGGTCCAGGAAACATGGTGATTGCATATTTCATGGTGTGCACATGTGTCTGGGCTGTTCTACAATCGTTGTCAGAAATGACCATTGCGTTCCCTGTTTCAGGAAACTACATCGACTACGCTGATCGTTGGGTTGATCCCGCTCTGGCTTTTGGAGCAGGTTTCGCCGAGTGGCTTG GTTGGACTGCTATTGTTTCTGCTGAGGCTGGTTTCTTCCATATCTTGGTCGGATATTGGTCTGGAGGCTCGTTTCCTTTGGCCGCATCAC TCAGCATCTTCATGTTCGCCTGTCTCGTCATCTTTCTCCTCCCGAACACCGTATTCGCCTGGTTTGAATATGTAACCTCTCTGATCAAGattttcctcttcttgattATCATCACTCTCTCCTTGGCTTTAGTCCTTGGAGCTGGTCCTAATGGTTATGTTCATCACGGAGAGACATGGACTGACCTACCAGCATTCCTGAACGGCTTCTCT GGATTCGCCAACTGTGCACTCCTCGCTACCTGGGCTGTCGGCGATCAAGTCTTTATCGGTATCATGGGCGGTGAAGCCGAGAGCCCACGCTTCTCCCTCGCTCACGCGACCAAGCTCGTCCCCTTCCGAGTCAACTTCATCTACATGCTCAGcgtcgtcttcatcacccTTCTCGTTCCTTCCAACGACCCTCGTCTTCTCGGTGGAGGTGGTGTTGCTGCATCACCCTTTGTCATTGCTGTCACAGACTCTGGAATTCCCGGTATCTCTTCGCTCCTGAACGCTGGAATGATCTGTGGTGTCCTCGCCATCGCTGCCGAATCTGTTTACCTCTCGTCACGAGTCCTGCGAACTATGGCCCATCAGGGTCTTATTTCTACACGTCTTGCACATGTCGATGATAAGGGACGTCCTAGACTTGCTTTGATAATTACctctgttgttgctgttgttcttggaTACATCCAACTTTCTT CTGGTGGTCTTACTGTCCTGAACTGGTTGATTTCCATTACAAGCGCCTCATTTTTCACAAACTggatcatcatctccttcacCAACTACCGATTCCACTGTGCCCTGAAAGCCCAGAACGACAAACTCTTCTCAGAGACTTATGCTTGGAGATCGAGTGCCTGGCCCATTGCACCAGCATGGTTGATGCTCATCTCCCTCATGTTGCTGGTCTGCTGTATCTACTCCGGAATCAATCCTGTC GGTGGTGCTGGCTTTTCTgcctccaacttcttccaatACATGATTGGTGTTCTTGTCATCTTTGGCTTCACTGCTGGATACAAGGTCATCTTCCGAACtccctggagagatcctgCCACCGCCGACTGTCTTACCGGTCGACGACACTTGAGCGTCGAGGAGATCAAGCATCTCGATGAGTACTATGCTAAGCCCAAGTGGAGGCGCTTCCTCACTTATGTCCAACTGTGGTAA
- a CDS encoding amino acid permease/ SLC12A domain-containing protein, with product MESKSSSDNPTNVSQEKGTTVTEHPGDVQTGGGFAFQEESYWTRNGLTLESFQRRKYTGDNELDRRMKPRHLQMIAIGGSIGAGFFVGSGKALYTGGPGSVLIDFIIIGAMIFNVVFALGELAVMYPVSGGFYIYSSRFIDPSWGFAMGWNYVAQWATVLPLELTICAVCIEYWNDELSPGIFIAIFLVAIILINIFGGIGYAEEEFWSSCLKLGATVAFMFISLVLVCGGGPSNGRYNEYWGTRYWREDPGAFKNGFKGFCSVFVTAAFSFAGTELVGLAAAESENPTKALPGAIKQVFWRITLFFVLGLFFIGLLIKSTDDRLNISGYSNAKASPFVLVGEYSGLTGLAHFMNVIILVSVLSLGVSCVYGGSRTLTAMAQNGYAPKMFAYIDRGGRPLVSVAVHILMGFIAFVNLDPKGGEIFDWLLALSGLSTLFTWGSICLAHIRFRKAWARQGHTLDEIPFRAAFGVVGSWISLGLICLVLIAQFYVAITAPPGESGMGTVEGFFISYLALPVVLVFWAIGYLWKREGWLSIDKIDVDTGRREHNWDEINAYRAKVATWPAWRRFLNKIM from the exons ATGGAATCAAAGAGTTCCAGCGACAACCCGACAAATGTGTCCCAAGAGAAGGGCACCACCGTCACTGAGCACCCTGGCGATGTCCAGACTGGTGGCGGCTTCGCTTTCCAGGAGGAGAGCTACTGGACTCGAAATGGTCTCACTCTCGAGTCCTTCCAGCGCCGCAAGTACACTGGTGACAATGAGCTTGATCGTCGTATGAAgcctcgccatcttcagATGATCGCCATTGGTGGTTCTATTGGTGCCGGTTTCTTCGTCGGTTCAGGAAAGGCCCTCTACACTGGC GGTCCTGGATCTGTTCTCATTGACTTCATCATTATCGGTGCTATGATCTTCAACGTTG TCTTCGCTCTCGGTGAACTTGCCGTCATGTATCCTGTGTCCGGTGGTTTCTATATCTACTCGTCTCGCTTTATCGATCCTTCTTGGGGTTTTGCCATGGGTTGGAACTATGTCGCACAATGGGCTACCGTTTTACCACTCGAACTGACAATCTGTGCTGTCTGTATTGAATATTGGAATGATGAGCTCTCGCCTGGAATCTTCATTGCAATCTTCTTGGTtgccatcatcctcatcaataTCTTTGGTGGTATTGGATACGCCGAGGAAGAGTTTTGGTCATCTTGCCTCAAGCTCGGAGCTACTGTTGCTTTTATGTTCATCTCTCTTGTCCTCGTCTGTGGTGGCGGTCCTTCCAACGGTCGATACAACGAGTACTGGGGCACACGCTACTGGAGAGAGGACCCCGGTGCCTTCAAGAACGGTTTCAAGGGATTCTGCTCTGTCTTCGTCACTGCTGCTTTCTCTTTTGCCGGTACTGAGCTTGTTGGTCTCGCCGCTGCTGAGTCTGAGAACCCCACCAAGGCTCTCCCTGGTGCTATCAAGCAGGTTTTCTGGCGTATCACCCTCTTCTTCgttcttggtctcttcttcatcggccTTCTTATCAAGTCCACTGATGACCGACTCAACATTTCCGGTTACTCCAACGCCAAGGCCTCGCCTTTCGTGCTTGTCGGCGAGTACTCCGGTCTTACTGGTCTCGCCCACTTCATGAACGTCATTATCCTTGTCTCCGTTCTTTCTCTTGGTGTGTCTTGCGTTTACGGTGGCTCCCGTACCCTGACTGCCATGGCTCAGAACGGATATGCTCCCAAGATGTTCGCCTACATCGATCGTGGTGGCCGCCCCCTTGTTTCCGTCGCTGTCCACATTCTCATGGGTTTCATCGCTTTCGTCAACCTTGATCCCAAGGGTGGAGAGATCTTTGACTGGCTCCTGGCTCTTTCTGGTCTCTCGACTCTTTTCACTTGGGGTTCTATCTGCCTTGCCCACATTCGCTTCCGCAAGGCTTGGGCCCGACAAGGCCACACTCTGGATGAGATTCCTTTCAGGGCCGCCTTTGGTGTCGTCGGCTCCTGGATCAGTCTCGGCCTCATCTGCCTCGTCCTTATTGCTCAG TTCTATGTTGCTATTACTGCTCCTCCTGGTGAATCTGGTATGGGAACTGTCGAGGGATTCTTCATCTCATACCTCGCTTTGCCTGTTGTCCTTGTCTTCTGGGCTATTGGTTACTTGTGGAAGCGCGAGGGTTGGCTCTCAATCGACAAGATCGATGTTGACACTGGTCGACGTGAGCACAACTGGGACGAGATCAACGCCTACCGTGCCAAGGTTGCCACTTGGCCCGCTTGGCGACGCTtcctcaacaagatcatGTAA
- a CDS encoding Alpha/Beta hydrolase protein: MIGFHLSYQWLHYTRPSGPPSPVPEGLERHWVNTPQGRIEVLSNTSSITNKFNGPPIVFCHGGMGCAWVWTEYMKYLAARGVQCYAVSLRGHGESWYPSYFRMVFATPRSALASDLVAAIEWVQIREKSEVMLVGHSSGGGLSQAVLSDGLANVKALALLGAVPGFGSMGVYMNWWKMDPWFTIRLIFHLWHSNSPLSHPKLTQRAFFGDKFPLSAVIPFQRHMNRYESYLWPFGMMYSFTSPSNILSHIRNDGASGEKVLVMAGTQDKLMTVPVTEKTATFYREAGNDKRDGVRLRFVEGAGHHLQNDVQWEDGAEKLFEFYKGIA; this comes from the exons ATGATCGGCTTCCATCTTAGCTACCAGTGGCTTCACTACACTCGACCTTCAGGACCTCCATCTCCAGTCCCCGAAGGTCTGGAGCGTCACTGGGTAAACACACCCCAAGGCCGAATCGAAGTCCTCTCCAACACCtcatccatcaccaacaaatTCAATGGCCCTCCTATAGTCTTTTGCCACGGCGGCATGGGCTGTGCATGGGTATGGACAGAATATATGAAATATCTAGCAGCACGCGGTGTTCAATGCTATGCCGTTTCACTGCGCGGCCATGGTGAATCGTGGTATCCATCCTATTTCCGCATGGTCTTTGCAACGCCTCGAAGTGCTTTAGCTTCTGACCTCGTTGCGGCTATAGAGTGGGTGCAGATTAGGGAAAAGAGCGAGGTTATGCTTGTCGGACATTccagtggtggtggtttgAGCCAGGCTGTTCTCAGCGATGGATTAGCGAATGTGAAAGCACTTGCTTTGCTGGGTGCAGTTCCAGGATTTGGATC AATGGGCGTGTATATGAACTGGTGGAAGATGGATCCATGGTTCACAATACGACTGATCTTCCATCTCTGGCACTCCAACTCACCTCTGTCCCACCCCAAGCTCACCCAAAGAGCTTTCTTTGGAGACAAGTTCCCTCTCTCAGCCGTCATCCCGTTCCAACGCCATATGAACCGCTATGAGAGTTACTTGTGGCCTTTCGGCATGATGTACAGCTTCACGTCGCCGTCAAACATCTTGAGTCATATTCGCAATGACGGTGCGAGCGGTGAAAAGGTGCTCGTCATGGCAGGTACTCAAGATAAGCTCATGACAGTTCCTGTGACGGAGAAGACGGCGACGTTTTACCGTGAGGCTGGAAACGACAAGCGAGATGGTGTAAGACTACGATTCGTTGAGGGAGCAGGGCATCATTTGCAGAATGATGTTCAATGGGAAGATGGCGCAGAGAAGTTGTTTGAGTTCTATAAAGGCATCGCTTAG